In the Brachyhypopomus gauderio isolate BG-103 chromosome 4, BGAUD_0.2, whole genome shotgun sequence genome, one interval contains:
- the rimoc1 gene encoding RAB7A-interacting MON1-CCZ1 complex subunit 1 — translation MADDYRRGVELERRIFELDSKCASLRTEKQDDDYLQNASSILDKLKNYYTHGGESSSLPRLLQDYTQVILDITFYEENKLVDQEFPEDTSPFTIQQLLQDLTEPEVLSGRLAPAQEVQSVLGQELLECLYWRRGALLYMYCHTLHQRKQWIKKNKATFLKCLQEGVRYLMRMLQVRSSVKLNEGVVFHDAATASFLAEGIFSDTHLLTMMYIGEMCFWAVKYEDSSTDAAEHREERLHFRDIGAQILHKYVLACEGPLQGQGWNTENAKEILSILQ, via the exons ATGGCCGACGACTACAGGAGGGGTGTCGAGTTGGAAAGAAGGATTTTTGAGTTGGATAGCAAGTGTGCCTCTCTTCGGACGGAAAAGCAAG ATGATGACTATTTACAGAATGCATCCTCCATACTAGACAAATTGAAAAACTATTACACACATGGGGGAGAGAGCAGCAGTCTCCCCAGGCTGCTCCAGGACTACACACAG GTAATCTTGGACATCACGTTCTATGAGGAGAACAAACTGGTTGACCAGGAGTTCCCCGAGGACACCTCTCCATTCACCATTCAGCAGCTGCTGCAGGACCTGACAGAGCCGGAAGTGCTGTCGGGGCGGCTGGCACCTGCCCAGGAG GTGCAGTCTGTCCTGGGGCAGGAGCTGCTGGAGTGTCTGTACTGGCGGCGTGGAGCCCTGCTGTACATGTACTGTCACACGCTGCATCAGAGGAAACAGTGGATCAAGAAGAACAAAGCCACCTTCCTCAAG TGTCTTCAGGAGGGGGTGCGTTACCTTATGAGGATGCTACAGGTGCGAAGCTCTGTGAAGCTGAACGAGGGAGTCGTTTTCCACGATGCTGCCACCGCCAGCTTCCTGGCAGAAG GGATTTTCTCGGACACCCATTTGCTTACGATGATGTACATCGGAGAGATGTGCTTCTGGGCCGTCAAATATGAGGACAGCAGCACGGACGCTgcagaacacagagaggaaaGGCTTCATTTCCGGGATATTGGTGCTCAGATCCTGCATAAGTATGTGCTGGCGTGTGAGGGGCCCCTTCAGGGCCAAGGCTGGAACACGGAGAACGCCAAGGAGATCCTCAGTATTCTCCAGTAA
- the fbxo4 gene encoding F-box only protein 4 isoform X1, protein MSSNYSVLSQSVVLRSLMSIRDRLFTDTRSPRREGPEQHDVTGASLDNLPVDMHFFIMSYLSPQDLCRLGGTSRYWRSMVQDPLLWKYFLLRDMPSWASVDHLSLPPMHLSSTEAQNLDFMAEYRRSSPACRRQWRQRRPAYEAVTSFLQSLAGGGEPRFAMFGPGLEQLDVSLMTTMMHTPAVLPVAGIPQRQIDGVGSGISFLYKGQHRFNIITLYSTNCAERERARLEHLRVRSKLFDQQGADESGRPCYSATPQVQQVCRAVNGFIFVANAETESAGEWEEDSAEVQAMVQHSWGPTSRPLLVLSCTSRDGASRTPCVTVAHQLQLSLLPNPWMVQNTVAESLDGLLNGVDWLLKHSGLRI, encoded by the exons ATGTCCAGTAATTACAGCGTGCTTAGTCAATCTGTGGTTCTACGAAGCCTTATGAGCATTAGAGACAGACTTTTCACGGACACCAGGAGCCCGAGGCGTGAAGGGCCAGAACAACACGACGTCACCGGGGCCTCTCTGGACAACCTGCCG GTGGATATGCACTTCTTTATTATGAGCTACCTCTCTCCTCAAGATCTTTGCCGACTGGGTGGGACGAGTAGATACTGGAGATCGATGGTCCAGGACCCGCTGCTGTGGAAATACTTCCTGCTCAGGGATATGCCCAGCTGGGCATCGGTCGACCACCTGTCTCTGCCGCCCATGCATCTGAGTAGCACAGAGGCACAAAACCTCGACTTCATGGCAGA GTACCGCAGATCCAGCCCGGCGTGTCGACGTCAGTGGCGTCAGCGACGGCCGGCGTACGAGGCCGTCACCTCCTTCCTGCAGTCgctggcgggggggggggagccgCGCTTCGCCATGTTTGGCCCGGGTCTGGAGCAGCTGGACGTCTCGCTCATGACCACCATGATGCACACGCCTGCCGTGCTGCCTGTGGCGGGGATCCCGCAGAGACAGATTGACG GTGTTGGATCTGGAATCAGTTTTCTGTACAAAGGACAGCACAGATTCAACATTATCACTTTATACTCAACAAACTG tgcagagagggagagagcacgcCTTGAGCATCTACGGGTGCGCAGTAAGCTCtttgaccagcagggggcggatGAGTCCGGCAGACCTTGCTACAGTGCGACTCcacaggtgcagcaggtgtgtcGGGCGGTGAACGGCTTCATCTTTGTGGCCAATGCAGAAACAGAGAGTG caggtgagtgGGAGGAGGACAGTGCCGAGGTGCAGGCTATGGTCCAGCACTCCTGGGGTCCCACGTCCCGCCCACTCCTGGTCCTGTCCTGTACGTCCAGAGATGGAGCAAGCAGGACCCCGTGTGTGACTGTCGCCCACCAGCTGCAGCTCAGCCTACTGCCCAACCCATGGATG GTCCAGAACACTGTGGCTGAATCCCTGGATGGACTTCTCAATGGTGTTGACTGGCTACTAAAGCATTCCGGACTCAGGATATAg
- the fbxo4 gene encoding F-box only protein 4 isoform X2: protein MSSNYSVLSQSVVLRSLMSIRDRLFTDTRSPRREGPEQHDVTGASLDNLPVDMHFFIMSYLSPQDLCRLGGTSRYWRSMVQDPLLWKYFLLRDMPSWASVDHLSLPPMHLSSTEAQNLDFMAEYRRSSPACRRQWRQRRPAYEAVTSFLQSLAGGGEPRFAMFGPGLEQLDVSLMTTMMHTPAVLPVAGIPQRQIDGVGSGISFLYKGQHRFNIITLYSTNCAERERARLEHLRVRSKLFDQQGADESGRPCYSATPQVQQVCRAVNGFIFVANAETESVVYVCVILPCAVCCAGESSR from the exons ATGTCCAGTAATTACAGCGTGCTTAGTCAATCTGTGGTTCTACGAAGCCTTATGAGCATTAGAGACAGACTTTTCACGGACACCAGGAGCCCGAGGCGTGAAGGGCCAGAACAACACGACGTCACCGGGGCCTCTCTGGACAACCTGCCG GTGGATATGCACTTCTTTATTATGAGCTACCTCTCTCCTCAAGATCTTTGCCGACTGGGTGGGACGAGTAGATACTGGAGATCGATGGTCCAGGACCCGCTGCTGTGGAAATACTTCCTGCTCAGGGATATGCCCAGCTGGGCATCGGTCGACCACCTGTCTCTGCCGCCCATGCATCTGAGTAGCACAGAGGCACAAAACCTCGACTTCATGGCAGA GTACCGCAGATCCAGCCCGGCGTGTCGACGTCAGTGGCGTCAGCGACGGCCGGCGTACGAGGCCGTCACCTCCTTCCTGCAGTCgctggcgggggggggggagccgCGCTTCGCCATGTTTGGCCCGGGTCTGGAGCAGCTGGACGTCTCGCTCATGACCACCATGATGCACACGCCTGCCGTGCTGCCTGTGGCGGGGATCCCGCAGAGACAGATTGACG GTGTTGGATCTGGAATCAGTTTTCTGTACAAAGGACAGCACAGATTCAACATTATCACTTTATACTCAACAAACTG tgcagagagggagagagcacgcCTTGAGCATCTACGGGTGCGCAGTAAGCTCtttgaccagcagggggcggatGAGTCCGGCAGACCTTGCTACAGTGCGACTCcacaggtgcagcaggtgtgtcGGGCGGTGAACGGCTTCATCTTTGTGGCCAATGCAGAAACAGAGAGTG ttgtgtatgtgtgtgtcattttgccgtgtgctgtgtgttgtgctggggagagcagcaggtga